Proteins from a genomic interval of Dama dama isolate Ldn47 chromosome 1, ASM3311817v1, whole genome shotgun sequence:
- the LOC133053975 gene encoding olfactory receptor 52H1-like produces the protein MTMYNLTGYNTGAFTLLGIPGLEQYHVWIGIPFCLIYFMAIVGNSILLNAMAHSLHAPMFFFLSMLVITDLILSTTCVPKALSIFWFGAQEIRFPGCLTQLFFLHYSFVLDSAILLAMAFDRYVAICSPLRYTTIMTPRTIVTVAVGISFRSFCVIFPCVFLVNRLPFCRTHDIPHTYCEHIGVALLACADISINIWYGFCVPIMAVISDVILIAISYILILCAVFHLPSQDARQKALGTCGSHVCVILMFYIPAFFSILAHCFGHNVPQTFHIVFANLYVIIPPALNPVVYGVKTKKIRDKVIFLLFPMRSY, from the coding sequence ATGACCATGTACAATCTGACTGGCTACAACACAGGTGCCTTCACCCTTTTGGGTATTCCAGGACTTGAGCAGTACCACGTCTGGATCGGCATCCCCTTTTGCCTCATCTATTTCATGGCCATTGTGGGTAATAGTATCCTTCTGAATGCAATGGCGCATAGTCTTCATGCACCcatgttctttttcctttctatgcTGGTTATTACTGACCTCATACTATCTACCACCTGTGTCCCAAAAGCTCTGAGCATCTTCTGGTTTGGTGCCCAGGAAATCAGGTTTCCCGGCTGTCTCACACAATTATTCTTTCTGCACTACAGCTTTGTTCTGGACTCAGCTATACTGCTGGCCATGGCatttgaccgctatgtggccatctgttcACCCTTGAGATACACCACTATTATGACCCCCAGGACCATTGTCACAGTTGCTGTGGGAATCTCCTTCAGAAGCTTCTGTGTTATTTTCCCATGTGTTTTCCTTGTAAATCGTCTACCCTTCTGCAGGACACATGACATCCCTCACACATACTGTGAGCACATAGGTGTTGCCCTACTAGCCTGTGCTGACATCTCCATCAATATCTGGTATGGGTTTTGTGTTCCCATCATGGCCGTCATCTCAGATGTGATTTTAATTGCTATTTCCTACATCCTCATCCTCTGTGCTGTCTTTCACCTCCCTTCTCAGGATGCTCGCCAGAAGGCCCTGGGCACCTGTGGTTCCCACGTCTGTGTCATCCTCATGTTCTATATACCAGCGTTCTTCTCCATCCTTGCACATTGCTTTGGACACAATGTCCCTCAGACCTTTCACATTGTGTTTGCCAACCTCTATGTTATCATCCCACCTGCCCTCAACCCTGTCGTGTATGGAGTAAAGACCAAGAAGATCCGAGACAAAGTCATTTTCCTGCTCTTTCCTATGAGGTCCTATTGA
- the LOC133053981 gene encoding olfactory receptor 52H1-like, translated as MVLFNLSSDNPGPFILVGIPGLEHAHVWIGIPFCIIYIVAIVGNCILLYLILVERSLHEPMFFFLSMLAMTDLTLSTAGVPKTLSIFWLGAREITFPGCLTQMFFLHYSFILDSAILMAMAFDRYVAICSPLRYNTILTPKTIIKIVVGISFRSFCIILPVVFLLTRLPFCRTRIIPHTHCEHIGVARLACADISINIWYGFCVPILTVISDVILIAVSYTLILCAVFHLPSQEARQKALGTCGSHVCVILMFYTPAVFSALAHRFGHSVSHTFHIMFANLYIVIPSALNPIIYGVKTKQIRDKVAILFSIKRT; from the coding sequence ATGGTCCTTTTCAACCTGAGCAGTGACAACCCAGGACCCTTCATTCTGGTGGGGATCCCAGGCCTGGAGCACGCCCATGTGTGGATTGGGATTCCCTTCTGTATCATCTATATTGTAGCCATTGTGGGAAACTGCATCCTTCTCTACCTAATCTTGGTGGAGCGCAGCCTTCACGAACCcatgttcttctttctctccatGCTGGCCATGACTGACCTCACCTTGTCCACAGCTGGTGTTCCTAAAACACTCAGTATCTTTTGGCTTGGGGCTCGAGAAATCACATTCCCAGGGTGCCTCACACAAATGTTCTTCCTCCACTACAGCTTTATCCTGGATTCAGCCATCCTGATGGCCATGGCatttgaccgctatgtggccatctgttcTCCCTTGAGATACAACACTATCTTGACCCCCAAGACCATCATCAAGATTGTGGTGGGAATCTCCTTTCGTAGTTTCTGCATCATCCTGCCAGTTGTATTCTTGCTCACACGCCTACCTTTCTGTAGGACACGcatcataccacacacacactgtgagcACATAGGTGTTGCCCGGCTCGCCTGTGCGGACATCTCCATCAACATCTGGTATGGCTTTTGTGTTCCCATCTTGACAGTCATCTCAGATGTGATCCTCATTGCTGTTTCTTACACACTCATCCTCTGTGCTGTCTTCCACCTCCCCTCCCAAGAAGCCCGCCAGAAGGCCCTGGGCACCTGTGGTTCCCATGTCTGTGTCATCCTCATGTTTTATACACCTGCTGTTTTCTCTGCCCTTGCCCACCGCTTTGGACACAGTGTCTCCCACACTTTCCACATCATGTTTGCCAACCTCTACATTGTTATCCCATCTGCCCTCAACCCCATTATTTATGGTGTCAAGACCAAGCAGATCAGAGATAAGGTCGCCATTTTGTTTTCTATCAAGAGGACATAA